The segment GCGGCGTCACCCGCCCGCCGTGCCACGGCGCGGCGGACCCCAGCAGCGGCAGCGGCGCGCTCAGCCGAGCACTCCCAGGGCCTCCGAGCCGGCCGGCGGCTCGCCGTCGCCGGCGTGCACGACCGACCCGTCGCGGAAGTCGACCAGGGCCCACCGCACTCCGCCCGCGCCGTCCGGGAAGGGGTGCGGCATCAGCGGCACGGTGTGCCTCGTCCCCGCGGCGGCGAGAGCATCGCCCACCGTGGGGTACGCCGCCACTTCGGCCACCGTGGCCACGGTCGGCGGCAGCATCGCCATCCGCCCGGCCCCGTACTCCGCCAACGCGTGGGCGGGCGTTGTCCAGTGCACCCGGTCGGCCTCGCCCCCGACCTCCTCGGCCTCCTGCCCGGCCGGCAGCGCGGCGGCGAAGAAGCGCACGTCGTAGCGCCGGGACTCCACCTCCGGGGTCACCCAGTGGCTCCAGGTCGGGACCCGCGCCGGGTCGACCCGCAACCGGCGGCGCCGCAGCACGTCGGCGAACGACTCGCTGTGGTCCAGCACGGCCCGCCGGTCGTCCTCCCACCGGTCCCCCGAGCCGACCGGGTCGCGCCGCGGCGGGATCCCCGCGTCGTCGACCGCGAGGAGCACGCCGCACTCCTCGAACGTCTCCCGGACGGCGCACACGACCAGGGCCCGGGCCAGGGCCGGGTCGGCGTTGATGCGCGCGGCCTCGCGGGCCACGTCGTAGTCGGCCCCGGGCGCCCACGGGACGTCGGGGTCGGAGTCGCGCGGATCGACGCGGCCGCCGGGGAAGACGTGCATCCCGGCGGCGAAGGCCATCGTGGTGACCCGGCGCATGAGGTACAGCGCGGGCCCCTCCTCGGTGTCCCGCATGAGCACGACGGTCGCCGCGGGCCCCACCGGCGGGGGGGTCCAGGCCTCGGCGTCGCCGTACGCCAGCGCGTGCGCGCGCCGGGTGAGCGCCTCGGGCATGACCAGCCCGGGGCCGCTGCCCGCGGTCCCCGGCGCGCCGGCGTCGTCGCTCAGTCCGCGACCTCGACGATCATCTCGACCTCGACGGGAGCGTCGAGGGGAAGCCCGACCACGCCGACGGCGGAGCGGGCGTGCACGCCCCGCTCCCCGAAGGCCGCACCGAGCAGCTCGCTGGCACCGTTGACGACCTGCGGCTGGCCGGTGAAGTCCGGGGCGCTGGCGACGAACCCGACGACCTTGACGACGCGCACGACCTTGTCCAGGTCGCCGATGACGGACTTGACCGCGGCGATCGCGTTGAGCGCGCAGTACTCCGCCATCTTCTTGCCGTCCTCGGGCGTGACCTCGGCGCCGACCTTGCCGGTGCCGGGCATCTGGCCACCGACCATCGGCAGCTGCCCGGACGTGTAGACGTAGCGGCCGCTCACCACCGCGGGGACGTACGCGGCCACGGGGGGCACCACCTCCGGCACCTGGTGCCCGAGCGCGGCGAGCCTGCTCTCGACCTCACCCATGGGTGGCCTCCTCACTCCGGCCTGGGGCGCTTGAGGTACGCGACGACGTTCTCCGGATTGGGCCCGGGGACGACCTGCACCAGCTCCCAGCCGTCCTGGCCCCAGGTGTCCAGGATCTGCTTGGTGGCGTGCACCAGCAGGGGCACGGTCGCGTACTCCCACGTCGTCATGCGAGGGACCCTAGCCCTGCTCGCGCGGGCCGCGCACACCGCTCATCCCGCTACGCCGCGGACTAGGCTCGCGAGCGTGCCGAGCGAAGGGACGGACTGGCCGGACGTACGGCTGCACGTCGTCTCCGGCAAGGGCGGTACGGGCAAGACGACCGTGGCCGCGGCGCTCGCGATCGCGCTGGCCGCGGGGGGCCAGCGGGTGGCCCTGATGGAGGTCGAGGGCCGGCAGGGGATCGCCCAGCTGTTCGACACCGCGCCGCTGCCCTACCAGGAGCGCAAGGTCGCGGTGGCACCCGGCGGCGGCGACGTGATCGCCCTGGCGGTCGACCCCGAGGACGCCCTGCTGGAGTACCTCGACATGTTCTACAACCTGCGCCGCGCGGGGTCGGCGCTGCGCCGGATGGGCGCGATCGACTTCGTCACCACCATCGCGCCGGGACTGCGCGACGTGCTGCTCACCGGCAAGGCCATCGAGCTGGTGAAGCGGGCGGAGAAGAAGCAGCCCAACGCCTTCGACGCCGTCGTCCTCGACGCGCCGCCCACCGGCCGGGTCAGCCGTTTCCTCAACGTCAACAGCGAGATAGCCGGGCTGGCCAAGGTGGGGCCGCTGCGGTCCCAGGCGGACTCGGTGATGGCGGTGATCCGGTCCCCGCGCACCGCCGTGCACCTGGTCACGTTGCTGGAGGAGATGCCGGTCCAGGAGACCATCGACGGGGTCAAGGACCTGGAGGAGTCCGGGCTCCCGCCGGGCGGGATCGTGGTGAACATGATCCGGCCCCCGGTGCTGTCGGACTCCGAGCTGGCCGCGGCCGCGGACGGGTCGATGTCGCGCGAGGGACTGGCCGAGGGGTTCGCTGCGGCAGGGCTCGGACCTCGTCAGGCGGGCGCGCCGGTCGTCGGCGCGCTGCTGGCGGAGGCGGAGGACCATGCCGCGCGGGTGGGCCTGGAGCGCGCGGAGCGCGCGCGGATCGAGTCGCTGGACCGCCCCGTCTACACGCTGCCGCTGCTGCCGGACGGGATCGACCTCGGCGGGCTGTACGAGCTGGCCGAGCTGCTGCGCGAGCAGGGGATGGCATGAGCACCGTCTCCGCCGCCGGATCCCTCGACGTCGACGCCCTCCTCGACGATCGGGGAACGCGCATCGTCGTGTGCTGCGGCGCCGGAGGCGTCGGCAAGACGACGACCGCCGCGGCGCTGGGGCTGCGCGCGGCGGAGCGGGGCCGCGACGTGTGCGTGCTCACGATCGACCCGGCGAAGCGACTGGCCCAGGCGATGGGCCTGTCCCGCCTGGACAACGTCCCGCGACTCGTCGAGGGCGTGACCGGTCCGGACGGTCGCGGGTCCCTGCACGCGATGATGCTGGACATGAAGCGCACCTTCGACGAGATCGTCGAGGCGCACGCGGATCCCGTTCGGGCTCAACAGATCCTGGCCAACCCCTTCTACCAGGCGCTGTCGACGTCGTTCGCCGGTACCCAGGAGTACATGGCGATGGAGAAGTTGGGGCAGCTGCGGGCGCAGGCCGACGCGGAGGGCACCTGGGACCTCATCGTCGTCGACACCCCTCCCTCACGGTCCGCCCTGGACTTCCTCGACGCGCCGGAGCGGATGGGGTCGTTCCTGGACGGCCGGTTCATCCGGATCCTCACCACGCCGGCGCGCGGGGCGGGCCGGGGGATCGGGCGCATCGTGGGCGTGGGCTTCGGCTTCTTCTCCGGCATCATGACGAAGATCCTCGGCGCCCAGGTGTTGGCGGACGTGGGCACGTTCGTGGCCGCCATCGACACCACGTTCGGCGGCTTCCGCGAGCGCGCGGAGGTGACGTACGCGCTGCTGCAGGACCAGGGGACGTCGTTCGTCGTGGTGGCCGCGCCCGAGCCGGACGCGCTGCGCGAGGCGTCGTACTTCGTGGAGCGGCTGGAGGAGGACTCGATGCCGCTGGCCGGCCTGGTGCTCAACCGGGTCCAGGAGGTGCGCGCCCCGGAGCTGTCCGCGGAGCAGGCGGTGGCGGGGGCGGAGCGGCTGGAGGAGGACGGGGAGCACCCGACGACGGCGGCGCTGCTGCGGCTGCACGCGGAGCGGATGCGCCGGGCGGAGCGGCAGCGGCACCTGGCGGAGCGGTTCACGTTCGCTCACCCGGGGGTGCCGGTGACGTCGGTGCCCGCGCTGGCGGAGGACGTGCACGACCTGGAGGGGCTGAGGGAGATCGGCGAACTCCTGGTCGCCCGGTAGGCACGGCGACCAGGACGAGCCCCATCGGCGCCGGCGAACTCCTGGTCGCCCGGTAGGCACGGCGACCAGGACGAGCCCCATCGGCGCCGGCGAACTCCTGGTCGCCCGGTAGGCACGGCGACCAGGACGAACCGCCCGGGGGGCGGGTCCCGCGGGGCGGGCTACGCGGTGCGGGCTACGCGGTGCGGGTCGCCCGGGTGCCGGTGGCCTGGCGCTCGTACTCCTCGCGCGCGGTCTCCAGCAGGCCTCGCCAGGAGGTGACCTGCGGGCGACGGCGCAGCAGCGCCCGGCGCTCGCGCTCGGTCATGCCGCCCCAGACCCCGAACTCGACCCGGTTGTCCAACGCGTCGGCCAGGCACTCCGTCCGGACCGGGCACCCCATGCAGATCGCCTTGGCGCGGTTCTGGGCCGCTCCCTGCACGAAGAGGGCGTCCGGGTCGCTGCCGCGACAGGCCCCGCGGGCCGTCCAGTCGGTGGTCCAGGCCATC is part of the Candidatus Nanopelagicales bacterium genome and harbors:
- a CDS encoding DUF4177 domain-containing protein; its protein translation is MTTWEYATVPLLVHATKQILDTWGQDGWELVQVVPGPNPENVVAYLKRPRPE
- a CDS encoding ArsA-related P-loop ATPase — protein: MPSEGTDWPDVRLHVVSGKGGTGKTTVAAALAIALAAGGQRVALMEVEGRQGIAQLFDTAPLPYQERKVAVAPGGGDVIALAVDPEDALLEYLDMFYNLRRAGSALRRMGAIDFVTTIAPGLRDVLLTGKAIELVKRAEKKQPNAFDAVVLDAPPTGRVSRFLNVNSEIAGLAKVGPLRSQADSVMAVIRSPRTAVHLVTLLEEMPVQETIDGVKDLEESGLPPGGIVVNMIRPPVLSDSELAAAADGSMSREGLAEGFAAAGLGPRQAGAPVVGALLAEAEDHAARVGLERAERARIESLDRPVYTLPLLPDGIDLGGLYELAELLREQGMA
- a CDS encoding RidA family protein, whose translation is MGEVESRLAALGHQVPEVVPPVAAYVPAVVSGRYVYTSGQLPMVGGQMPGTGKVGAEVTPEDGKKMAEYCALNAIAAVKSVIGDLDKVVRVVKVVGFVASAPDFTGQPQVVNGASELLGAAFGERGVHARSAVGVVGLPLDAPVEVEMIVEVAD
- a CDS encoding NUDIX domain-containing protein, which encodes MPEALTRRAHALAYGDAEAWTPPPVGPAATVVLMRDTEEGPALYLMRRVTTMAFAAGMHVFPGGRVDPRDSDPDVPWAPGADYDVAREAARINADPALARALVVCAVRETFEECGVLLAVDDAGIPPRRDPVGSGDRWEDDRRAVLDHSESFADVLRRRRLRVDPARVPTWSHWVTPEVESRRYDVRFFAAALPAGQEAEEVGGEADRVHWTTPAHALAEYGAGRMAMLPPTVATVAEVAAYPTVGDALAAAGTRHTVPLMPHPFPDGAGGVRWALVDFRDGSVVHAGDGEPPAGSEALGVLG
- a CDS encoding WhiB family transcriptional regulator, translating into MAWTTDWTARGACRGSDPDALFVQGAAQNRAKAICMGCPVRTECLADALDNRVEFGVWGGMTERERRALLRRRPQVTSWRGLLETAREEYERQATGTRATRTA
- a CDS encoding ArsA family ATPase, producing the protein MSTVSAAGSLDVDALLDDRGTRIVVCCGAGGVGKTTTAAALGLRAAERGRDVCVLTIDPAKRLAQAMGLSRLDNVPRLVEGVTGPDGRGSLHAMMLDMKRTFDEIVEAHADPVRAQQILANPFYQALSTSFAGTQEYMAMEKLGQLRAQADAEGTWDLIVVDTPPSRSALDFLDAPERMGSFLDGRFIRILTTPARGAGRGIGRIVGVGFGFFSGIMTKILGAQVLADVGTFVAAIDTTFGGFRERAEVTYALLQDQGTSFVVVAAPEPDALREASYFVERLEEDSMPLAGLVLNRVQEVRAPELSAEQAVAGAERLEEDGEHPTTAALLRLHAERMRRAERQRHLAERFTFAHPGVPVTSVPALAEDVHDLEGLREIGELLVAR